TTTAATTTATAGATGCAGTTGAACAGTATGTACAATGCAATGCCATTATGTAAATAGCCACTCCCATCTATCATTATTAAAAGGGGATTCTTGATGCAAGATGCTAACAGTAAACGTCTTCAGTTTAACAGCATAAACATTGTACATTTCCTaaatagaggtgccctttaacatgaaaaaaacacgccttggtgcccttgctcgtGAGTATAAAATAACTCTACACTCGTATCTAGGTCCATGCCAACTATAGTTGATTTTGCCTATTTACCCAATTCACCTAATGTCACCAttagaataatcttggatgcgccattttggtgggcaaAGTCACCGTGCATTTTTCAGTGAAGTGTGCGCATTCTAGGTGACGCGGCAAtaacacgtaaacctattgaccaccaaaatggtgtgTGTGGCACAGTCGCCGAGTGTGACATCTGGCAAGAAGAGTCAATAGGATTCAGGACAAAGAGTATGCTGAGCTCGACTCTCGCCCATGCCTGCTGTACAATTAAGAGCAAGTTCAAGTGCCCAATGGGCTCAATTCACGTTAagaacactggacacttttggtaattgtcaaagacaagtcttctcacttggcgtatctcaacatatgcataaaataacgaacctctgaaaaattgagctcaatcggccatcgaagttgtgagatactgatgaaagaaaaaacaccctggtcacacgaggttgtgtgctttcagatgcatgatttcgagacctcaaattccaaacttgaggtcttgaaatcaaattcgtggaaaattacttctttctcgaaaactacgtcacttcagagttttatactattaccaagtaaagttttatgctaataattattttgagtaattcccaatagtaaccactgcctttaagaacatctGGTAAAGCTTCAAATCTTATCGGTAACAAAATATACTACTTTACTGCAAAAAAAAGTAAGccaaataaatataaactattaaaacttaaaatattttccTTTAAAATCCAGCTTATTTAGGAATTTAATCATGTCTTTATCAAAGGATTTTGTACCACAGATGAGAAACAAGGTGTCTTGCTCTGGGGTAGTCTTCAACTCCTCAGCTAGCATGTCTTGATCGATCCGACCATAGTGAAAATTCTCTCCATAGCTTTGGGGATGCTGTCCAGTGTGGtcctaaagaaacaaaaacagaaacggcattttttattttgaatacatAAAGTGCAAATTTTCAACTTCTAGGAAAACAGTGCGCCTCTGTCGTGCAGGCTCATGGGGGGCCCAGCTTCGCCTGCCCCCATGAGCAGTCTCCTATGAAGGTCCCGAATCAGTACCCTTCCCTGCTCTTTCCACAATCCACTGCGACGATTTCTTTTTACTAACCTTGTGTCAAATTACCAGACGAGTTACCATGGGTTCCATTAGAGCAATTATACCTTAAATTCTGTTATTGTAATGTCACCAGCATTCTCCTTTAACAGTTGTCCACCGGCCAAATGCTAGTTCAAATACCAAGGACTAGTCAAAATTCTTTCCTTTGTTTAacccccaaattatttaaaattaatccaGTCAGTATCCCTTGAGGTTGTATTTTCGTTCAGTTTTACTCACTCGACTCAAAGCGTATAAAACTGTGAAGTTCCAATATGCCGTCAGCTCATTCAAAGTTTCCCGAAGTAAAATATCTTCATACATCCGATTAGCAAACAGCAGACGCACGAATGTCTCGTCATCATCATTGGTAACAATGTGTCGGATGACTTGAAGCATTGGGGCGATACCGGTACCCGCTGCTAGCATGACGATACGTCGATTCTATAGCAGAAGAAAAACGGAAACAAGAGTTATGATAAGTGGGTAAAAAAAAGTAACTATAACCAGTAAAATTGCTGGTACAACCACAAATAAATCTCTTTTGCAGGAAACAGCCCTGTGATTTCAAAATATGTATCTCACTCGCTTTCCAGGGAGTATGAAACCGGgcttaaatgaacacgttgccttggatcggtcgagttggccttcgaaaagtgtttgaaaccgtttgttatgaaatgcaaatggttagatagatattttaaaagtagaatataatgatccacacaattatcactcgaaattgcatggttttcattttacctcgtcgactaacacgtctgCCATTTGCTGCCATAAATGGCTAACCGTGTAAGTttgtaaagtaaaaggaaaaccacgcaatttcgagtgatacttgtgtggatcattgtattctacttttaaaacctctttctaaccatatacacttcataacaaatatttacaaacgCCTTTCCAAGATCAActtgaccaatccaaggcaacgtgttccctaAGTACTGGCAGGTTAACATGCCTTTTTCTGTGCTCACGGTTATTAGCACTATAAAATGGAAATTACACAGCGAGCACAAAAGCAGCTCAATGCAATTGGGTCCTTGCTGCaacacttatttttttttaaactctcaCCAGTGAAGGTGTTAAGAAAGATTTCTTACCTGGTTGGGTTGGTACGAGAAACTACCAAATGGTCCTCGCCAAGAAACTTCATCTCCTTTAGTCCATTGCTTGATATATTGTGACATGGCACCATTTTCATAAATCTACaagtaaaaaatgtaaacaacagGGCTCATTATTATAAAGCTTTCAGATGCCCGgtcttcgggtgtgaaaagcgctatataaataaactggttattattatcaacTGGTTATTATGTTGCATGAAGGGGCGAGGCTAATAAATGTGCCAGTTACTGAGCTTCAAATTTCTccaacattgtttttgtttaccttaaTGAGGACATCAAAATGACCTCTTGACCTGGAAGGACCGATAGGCGTGTACTGCCTGGTGATCATCTTGCTATTCACAGAACCCctgcaaaaacaaataaaagcagCCAAAACGTCACCACATCAATTCTGCTTTTGTTTTAAGCAATACTCATGAGAAAAACTGTAGACCCATTTCATTCTGCTCCATCATGTATTGAACAGACCCAATTAAACATGCAAATGCAAAATAGAAACGGGTCCCAAGTATGTAGTCTGCCACAAATAACTTCTGgatgaaaatattaaaaacaattgattTTTATATCAGGGCCCAACctcataaagctgctaaagCAGAAAAAAGTGCTTTAAGAATATGCTAAGCAGCACTATataagcaagataccagtcacagatacCTGTGCGTGAAATTGTTTTTAGCTggtatcatttttttgttaaacataCTTTTGTTGTGGGTTAGCTAGTttttctgctttaaaggcagtggacacttttggtaattactcaaattaattatcagcataaaacctcacttagtaacgagtaGCGGGGagttttatagtataaaacattgtgagaaacggctctctctgaagtgacatagttttcgagaaagaagtaattttccgcgaatatgaggtcccgaaatcaagcatctaaaagcacacaacttcgtgtgacaagggtgttttcttcttttatattTACCTTGCAACtccaaagaccaattgagctaaaattttcacaggtttgttattttatgcatatgttgagatacaaaaagtgagacgactggtctttgacaattaccaatagtgtccagggtctctaaaagcagctctatgaaatcgggcccagttcAGAAACTCAATACTCATTCGTACCGGAGTATAATATGCTGTCCAACGCCAAGATTTAGTCTGGTGTTGCCATGGAGCTTGAAGGAGTACACAGCAGAATCACGGGACACTCTTGTGATGTTTCCCAGCTTCAATGACCTGTATTCATTGGGACTCAGTGCATCATCAACACTCAAgttctgaaataaaaaaactgatAATAAATactatttaaaatatttactagttttgtttacaaaagaggggggggggtcaagagACTTATTTAACAgctacaactgttgctaagggtgttgttaATGATgccctatacttcaatgcacaGAGACCCAGCGAACTCTTTgtacaatttggacacccaattttttttttcccccagcaaCTTTTGACACCCCTTCACCTAATCCTGGCTGAAACCATGCACCAGGAAAGCCTTCTTTAATTTCTAAAAGGGTTTGGgcactttttgtacgacacaaaacaaaatgtcgtCAGATTTATGaattgatggtagaaagcttcccttaaaattttacttgcGGAGGTGCCGAGTTTttgagtaatgagtaaaacaatgtcatgaaaataatgtttgtttctgggagacaaaaattattttagactATGTATAATATGTACCTTTAAAGCGATTAtacttgatgaaaaaaaaagcaagcaTGGCTGTCATTTCTGAGTCGGTGTACCAACCTGTATGTTCCTTGCTGGTTCATGATGCTCCAACGTCCCTAACCCCACCCCATCATGGCACCTTTCACACGCCTCCCTCCACGACCCAAGTTCCTTCTCATACAAGTCAAACACGCAGGGGTTGCACCCGGTACCACAGCAGTCACTAGCAAGAGGCTCAGTAGGCTTCTTTGCGTTACATGTCTCACACTCAATGGCTAACTCAGAGTCGGACGACATATTTTCAGTTCAACATCTTCTGTCTTCCCTAGGAAAGTTTTCTATAACAGCTATAACATTCAGAGTTCTGGGCATTCCATTATCGATTATAGGGGCCTATTTTGTCTGTACTAGCAGAGCATCTTGTCTGCAATTAGCATCATTAAATAggaatttaaagacactggacacctacGGTGAttatcaaagacaagtattctcacttggtgtatcccaacaaaataacaaatctgtgacaacataacaattctgtgaaaatgtggacttaattggtcattgtAGTTGCAACAaaccaatgaaagaaaaagagcactaaaaaggcttcaggccggaagtctttcattatttcagtaaaaaaattacctctttctcaaaaaatatgttacttcagaaggagtcgtttctcacaatgttatatactatcaacagctctccattgctcattacagagtaagattttatgctaacaattttttgggAGTAACtaatcaaaagtgtccagtagtGCCTTAAAAAGAAGCAGATTTGGCTTTCCTCCGGTTAATTTAAAAGAGGAAATGTTGATGCCGTGGCATTTATTCCATGTAAAAAGTCATGTCTTGTGCGGTATTATTTTTTGATGATCAGGAAGGTGGCACAGCTTTACTGGAAGCGGGATCATGTCTCCTCACGGGGACAGCCTTTGGGCGGCTTTTGTCGTGGGCCACACCTAGCATTAAACAGGTCCACCATGACATCTCTGGTTCCTTCACGACTCGCTTCTCCGGCTCACTTCCATCTTCTCGCTTTCTTTTCCTGGAATCTACAGGGAGGGGTAGGCAGAGGGGTGTGAAGGCAAATAAGCAATTACTGAATCAAATTATTGTAGATAATGTCTGTACATTCAATATCAATTACTcattgtggttttgaatgatggaTAAACCTAGGTTTAACCTACTCCTGTAGGTTCGTTCCGCTAGTTCGTGTTGAGACGATTGCGGAATGTACCTCATAGTTTTAGGTGTAGGATAAACTATGACAGCATTGATTATGGAGAATGCATCTTTCTAAAGTTCTACATTTAATGCTATATACACACATAAATGTATATATGTAGGACAAAATTTCTGTCGTGATTACGCATAGCTGAAGTCAAGTCACCTGTGTTGAGTCAAACTTCTGAGTCACTCGGGTCATAGTATAGAGCAAGGTTGAGTGGGTCGAGTCTCGAGTCTCGAGTCAAGAGTCACTTGTTTAAatcaatggaccgatccggcctatcaatcaaactgtgcgcgttcacccatttgaccaatcacagcaatgattgtggtcggacgaactcggtcatgcgtgcgcgtacatttggcacgcgcggcagaatcgtgcagaatgtcattgggagtattcgtacacgtgtcttgctcacgtgcgcggtaggcggagcttagtggaaagccggaacggtccattgttTTAAGTCAATagttatgaatgtatattgagtatgtggggaaagttttggcagtgtagtacaaaagaaacttcagttattgctggctaactgTCGTAAAACTTttacctatcaacgctgatttgaaaaacgtatagcgttaaagAGGCCCAAAATACTAGACCCCttataaggctcacaggggagccttatagtttctagaagtaagtGTCAGCCACCACCTGGCTCAAGAGCGAATCTCTGGTGGTTACCTCGACTCCCCTCGACTTCAAGTATAAACATCAGATCATCCCTAATACAACACTGCTGCCACCCCTACTCCCTACTAGCACTGCAGTCTATGGCATGTAGGGACTACGTTCATGTGTGATGTACACAACACATGTCTTTATATAAATAAACCCTATTTTCACCAAAGGTCGACTTGTCTTGAATTTTAATCCCCGTAAACTGCATAAGAGTCTTCCAAACTTCAATCTGAGTGTGTAAGTaatctttttaaattaaatatcaCGCAATTAACGCAACCTCCGGCTACCTCCGACCTCCGACTTTTACCAACACCCTATATTTTTTGTGAGTCCTACCCGCAACGCAAGTTGTTTCAATCATCCAAGTCCAAGACAATCAATCAAGTTTACTTCTACTgtggtttaaaataaatcaaacttgACAACTACATCTTATAAAACagtcttttataaaaaaagaaatacacTTCTAAGTTCTCTATCTTACCTTCCATTATTTAAGAAAATGTTTTGTCCATTTCCGTAGACAGAATCGTTgttgacattttgacaaaacGCAGTGTGTAAGGATATAAACAGGCTCCTAGTCAATCTAGCAATAGAGTTTGTCCCGATCACTCAGTCTGTGTGTGAGACAGGCGAGTTTTTGCAAATAAAACTCAATTGACTGGTGACGACTCTACTTTTTCTCAGCCGCTAGGAGCGCGCGTGCGCGTACCGTACACATGTTCTTTTGATATGATTTAGATCGTCTGCTCGATTTTGTTGACGGTTCGTCCCCTGCTGCTGCAGAAAAATGGCAGAAATGTCTTCTTCCGAGTCTGCAATGGGTCAACATCTTACTGAATATGAGAACCAGATGTTTCTGGAAGTTTTTGGTGAAGATGGGTTATTGCTTTTGGCAAGGTAAAGTATTTTCCCGttcaggtttgtttatttttagtttgtcaaaaaaatgtTCACGAACTTTACTTTAGTGTAGTTTGACTGATGAGTCATTTTGTCATACTTTTGATCACAAGAGGGCTTCTCAACAACAAACTTTCTTATCatcaatgacaatgacaatagTTAcagttaaattgttttatttctgtATGCCTACTTTTTAAAGTGGTAAAACACAAAAGGGATatttttccgtatggcgccaccactttttcactcattttaacAAAAAGCGATCTTATTTTTTGAGGTAAACATGGTTACGGTAAACCAGATATTATTATCAGGCCTAGTAGTAGTAGTTCATATCAAATGATAAAGTGGGGGCGCCATACCCggcatacagaaacttttcccacAAAACgatgggaaaaaaaacctggttCCAATTGTTTTGCATCATGTCGATTTGGTTCACGTCATAATAATTATGCCCTCACAACTTATCATGTCACATTCACAATCACATGGCCAAACAACATGAAAATACAGCAAATTGAGAGCACAGTGTCAttaattttcttcctccatgcactGACCATGAGGTATCTTGTTAATAGTAGAAATCTTGGGTCGGTAGGACCCGTCACATCAAATTGAAGTTAAAAAAGAATAGAGGGACATTTGCTGCAGACATATGGTTGGAAGGTAGTTAAATAAAAGCAAGAGGCTCTACTTTTGAAACACAAGATAAAAATTTGTGGTCAAGgtatttgaatttttgttttgtttttaatctaaAAATTAGAGATTTTGTATCTCAAAAAAGTGGCAAAGGCAACAAACTTggtacgttaatctggaggccattggttcgaatcccactgtaTAGACTGAttcattaagctccgccccattgcatacTGACCAATtgcaacgcaacgaaggtccgacaaatcaAGTCCGACATGCGAGCGCGTATGCTTGGCCGTGCGGCATAGTTGTGCAGAAAGgtattggagaggctcacgtgttcttgcacaCACTTGCGTTGTGGGCGGAGcataatggatcggtctattcttCGTTAACCCCCccaaaatcattaaaaacattttgtgaaagattttacatttaataacaaaagtGATGTTTTTCCATCACAATTTATCAATAACATTCAAGTTTTTTGTCCTGTCGAATGTTTTATTTGAAGAATtttttgctttattttgttgttgtacagAGGTTTAGGTATTGATCGAATCGCCTTACAGCTTCTAAATCTGTACTGTGATCCTGGCAACCTGGTTCTTGTATTGAACGCAACTGCATCGGAAGAGGttagaacaaaaaaatgcttcatTGTGCATTTTTTGCAATATTCTTAGTAATTACTtctttgcttttaaaaatgaaaacattgtgTTGTGATTAGATATAACCGGAATCAAGCTCTCTGGTGTTTTGttaagcagagtgtggtttcaaATCCACGTCGTGACAATTGTGTccttttaagcaagacacttttaacaCCATATTACAAAATGTCCAGCAAGCAACATGTCCTTTGCTTTGCTTCACAGTTAGCAGTGTTATGAAAGAGAAACTTTATCACCAGAAAATGTCAGCTTTAtatttaaaggctttatgaaatttggcacttCTTCTTGGCCCTGATAAGCTAAAAGTTAAGAAAAATGTATGAAAGATGTTCTTAAAAATATTTAGTAAGTGTATTAATCAAAACTGGGGTAGTACTTATTTACACTTTGTCTGAAGTTGAACTGTAACCTTTGACCCAAACAGGAATACTACATTGAAGAGCTAGAAAAGAGAGGTGTGTCACCGATGCCCAAGATCATTAACAATGAGTACAGTACTCATGAAAGGTAAACAAAGAAATAAGTTGTAGTCATTTGAATTATCGTATCACAAGTTCTCttgtatacgcctctcttaatat
The sequence above is drawn from the Asterias amurensis chromosome 13, ASM3211899v1 genome and encodes:
- the LOC139946168 gene encoding NADH-cytochrome b5 reductase-like yields the protein MSSDSELAIECETCNAKKPTEPLASDCCGTGCNPCVFDLYEKELGSWREACERCHDGVGLGTLEHHEPARNIQNLSVDDALSPNEYRSLKLGNITRVSRDSAVYSFKLHGNTRLNLGVGQHIILRGSVNSKMITRQYTPIGPSRSRGHFDVLIKIYENGAMSQYIKQWTKGDEVSWRGPFGSFSYQPNQNRRIVMLAAGTGIAPMLQVIRHIVTNDDDETFVRLLFANRMYEDILLRETLNELTAYWNFTVLYALSRDHTGQHPQSYGENFHYGRIDQDMLAEELKTTPEQDTLFLICGTKSFDKDMIKFLNKLDFKGKYFKF